Proteins found in one Scomber scombrus chromosome 15, fScoSco1.1, whole genome shotgun sequence genomic segment:
- the ier5l gene encoding immediate early response gene 5-like protein: MINTMECAVDAQSLISISLMKIHNSRTQRGGIKLHKNLLVSYVLRNARQVYIKEKYAEIYRMQQYEEVMTVCNEIQELNPLDLNAEDADEEEQALSACCGEEVSLCGSACQRGAVQPAAHGRAALPLSGCCPLEDAGKEPEPCYYRSCCMEASPVSHCDQFPANNITHCNKTTVLDLDTHVVTTVENGYLHQDCCCDALQCGQSAQSPAKKRKVEFGCCLSDVEEVSDFTAARKRAKREDCSYSCPDYTDTSNISNLISIFGSGFSGLLSRQADLEQICSKQALASLGAWTRAIVAF; this comes from the coding sequence ATGATCAACACCATGGAATGCGCAGTGGACGCGCAGAGCCTGATCTCCATTTCTTTAATGAAGATCCACAACTCCAGGACGCAGAGAGGGGGGATCAAGCTGCACAAAAACCTGCTGGTCTCCTATGTGCTGAGGAACGCCAGGCAGGTCTACATCAAGGAGAAATACGCGGAGATCTACAGAATGCAGCAGTACGAGGAGGTGATGACGGTCTGCAACGAGATCCAGGAGCTGAACCCTCTGGATCTGAACGCAGAGGACGctgatgaagaggagcaggCTCTGTCTGCTTGCTGCGGGGAGGAGGTGAGTCTGTGCGGCTCTGCGTGCCAGCGAGGCGCGGTGCAGCCAGCGGCGCACGGCCGGgcagctctccctctctccgGCTGCTGTCCTCTGGAGGACGCCGGTAAAGAACCAGAGCCCTGCTACTACAGAAGCTGCTGCATGGAAGCTTCTCCTGTGTCACACTGTGACCAGTTTCCCGCAAACAACATCACGCACTGCAACAAAACCACAGTGCTGGATTTGGACACGCATGTGGTGACCACGGTGGAGAACGGTTACCTCCACCAGGACTGCTGCTGTGACGCGCTCCAGTGCGGTCAGAGCGCGCAATCCCCGGCCAAAAAACGGAAGGTTGAGTTCGGTTGTTGCTTATCCGATGTAGAGGAGGTGTCGGATTTTACAGCGGCTCGCAAACGGGCGAAACGCGAAGACTGTTCCTACTCCTGTCCGGACTACACGGACACTTCCAACATCTCCAACCTGATCTCCATCTTCGGCTCGGGGTTTTCAGGGCTGCTGAGCAGGCAGGCGGACTTGGAGCAGATCTGTAGCAAGCAAGCTCTGGCCAGTCTGGGAGCATGGACCCGGGCAATTGTggcattttaa